A single region of the Myxococcota bacterium genome encodes:
- a CDS encoding TetR/AcrR family transcriptional regulator: protein MPRPAMPAEAVAATRAALLDVAESLYEAGGHEAMSFRAIASAYGCSNTMPYSYFDSKAAIVDALRIRAYRWMQGVLEKAVVSTPDALEALGALARAYVAAAAERPRMYELLYSSHGAIRETDPALVEAKLGALSVCRRVIEAVAEESEWALRANPETTAHLFWVAAHGLVSLEEGGFLVLGPRIDELLPVLFTALSVGMVEQKDA from the coding sequence ATGCCGCGTCCCGCCATGCCCGCCGAAGCCGTCGCCGCCACCCGCGCGGCGCTCCTCGACGTCGCCGAGTCGCTCTACGAGGCGGGCGGGCACGAGGCCATGTCGTTTCGCGCGATCGCCTCGGCCTACGGCTGCAGCAACACGATGCCCTACTCGTACTTCGATTCGAAGGCGGCCATCGTCGACGCGCTGCGGATTCGCGCGTACCGCTGGATGCAAGGCGTCCTCGAGAAAGCGGTGGTGTCGACTCCCGACGCCTTGGAAGCGCTTGGCGCGCTCGCGCGGGCCTACGTCGCGGCCGCAGCCGAGCGCCCGCGCATGTACGAGCTCCTGTACTCGTCGCACGGCGCGATTCGCGAGACCGACCCGGCGTTGGTCGAGGCGAAGCTCGGAGCGTTGTCGGTGTGTCGCCGGGTCATCGAGGCCGTTGCCGAGGAGTCCGAGTGGGCACTGCGCGCGAACCCGGAAACCACCGCCCACCTGTTCTGGGTGGCGGCCCATGGACTCGTGTCTCTCGAGGAGGGCGGCTTCCTCGTGTTGGGACCCCGCATCGACGAACTCTTGCCCGTGCTGTTCACGGCGCTGTCCGTCGGCATGGTGGAGCAGAAGGACGCATGA
- a CDS encoding metal-dependent hydrolase, giving the protein MSELPREGDIVVRQIPFAFPDDLDPLWSSHHEWSHMVNGTSLTMPYLEPFLIATLKEGIELTDDPAVKREARGFMAQEAQHYKTHRRYNELLKAHGYPELAEIEVAMERSYDRLRKRSLTYRLAYACGFETMTLGVTNWLISDRKALFGGTDTRVASFILWHFVEEAEHKRAAFDVYQAVRGQYWPRLLGVFTGSFHVLWWARKGTVAMLKADGRWHDWRSRLRLWRRTADFFRAALPVILRSASPWHDPRNEPDPPWVRDWIAGYAAADPGRAPLLDTDDPELPIPFAMKGAA; this is encoded by the coding sequence ATGAGCGAGCTGCCTCGAGAGGGCGACATCGTCGTTCGCCAGATTCCCTTCGCCTTCCCGGACGATCTCGATCCGCTCTGGAGTTCGCACCACGAGTGGTCTCACATGGTGAACGGGACTTCGCTCACCATGCCCTACCTGGAGCCCTTCCTGATCGCGACCTTGAAGGAAGGGATCGAGCTCACCGACGACCCCGCTGTGAAGAGAGAAGCACGCGGTTTCATGGCCCAGGAGGCCCAGCACTACAAGACCCACCGGCGCTACAACGAGCTGCTGAAGGCCCATGGCTACCCCGAACTGGCCGAGATCGAGGTGGCGATGGAACGCAGCTACGACCGGTTGCGGAAGCGCTCGCTCACCTACCGCCTCGCCTACGCCTGCGGGTTCGAGACGATGACGCTGGGTGTCACCAACTGGCTGATCTCGGATCGAAAGGCGCTCTTCGGCGGCACCGACACCCGCGTCGCCTCCTTCATCCTGTGGCACTTCGTCGAGGAGGCCGAGCACAAGCGCGCAGCCTTCGACGTCTACCAGGCGGTGCGCGGGCAGTACTGGCCGCGGCTGCTGGGGGTGTTCACGGGTTCGTTCCACGTGCTCTGGTGGGCGCGGAAGGGCACCGTCGCGATGCTGAAGGCCGACGGGCGCTGGCACGACTGGCGATCGCGTCTGCGGCTGTGGCGGCGTACGGCCGACTTCTTCCGCGCGGCGCTCCCGGTCATCCTGCGCAGCGCGAGTCCCTGGCACGATCCGCGCAACGAACCCGATCCGCCGTGGGTGCGCGACTGGATCGCCGGCTATGCGGCCGCAGATCCGGGCCGCGCTCCGCTGCTCGATACCGACGATCCCGAACTCCCCATCCCGTTCGCGATGAAAGGAGCCGCATGA
- a CDS encoding alcohol dehydrogenase catalytic domain-containing protein, whose translation MKALKLSAPRGAVSLEDVAKPTPGAGEVLIQVEASGLCYTDVHLCDGDWALVEDVMKRDLTLGHEAIGVIEAIGPGVTERTVGERVAAPFLRAACGTCKQCRRGEENHCPGATTLGMTHDGSHAEYVVAVADFVVPVPDGVAPEQAAPLACAGMSVLGALRNAGVGVGTGLGVIGVGGQGHFAIQLGKAMGATVVAMDLDPEKVELATKLGADRALCVSDAALLPELMGLGLDVVVVTAPSHEAHALALAVAGHGGTISLCAVPGGETPISMTACAFKGLKLLTQAVATRQELTDILELAAQGKIESHVETRPLERGPEAIAQLRDRGVVGRIVLVP comes from the coding sequence ATGAAGGCCCTCAAGCTCTCGGCGCCCCGGGGTGCCGTTTCCCTCGAAGACGTGGCCAAGCCCACGCCCGGCGCGGGCGAAGTGCTGATCCAGGTCGAGGCCTCCGGGCTGTGTTACACGGACGTCCACCTCTGCGACGGCGACTGGGCCCTCGTCGAGGACGTCATGAAGCGCGATCTCACCCTCGGCCACGAGGCGATCGGGGTGATCGAGGCCATCGGCCCGGGCGTCACCGAGCGCACGGTCGGAGAGCGCGTCGCGGCGCCCTTTCTGCGGGCCGCCTGCGGGACCTGCAAACAGTGTCGCCGCGGCGAGGAGAACCACTGCCCCGGCGCGACGACCCTCGGCATGACCCACGACGGTTCCCACGCGGAGTACGTCGTGGCGGTCGCAGACTTCGTGGTCCCGGTCCCCGACGGTGTGGCGCCCGAACAGGCGGCGCCGCTGGCGTGCGCCGGCATGAGCGTGCTCGGCGCGCTCCGCAACGCGGGCGTCGGCGTGGGCACCGGGCTCGGTGTGATCGGTGTGGGCGGCCAGGGCCACTTCGCGATCCAACTCGGCAAGGCGATGGGGGCGACGGTCGTGGCGATGGACCTCGACCCGGAGAAGGTGGAGTTGGCGACGAAGCTCGGCGCCGATCGCGCCCTGTGCGTGTCCGACGCCGCCTTGCTGCCCGAACTCATGGGGTTGGGACTCGACGTCGTGGTCGTCACGGCGCCCTCCCACGAAGCCCACGCCCTGGCGCTCGCCGTCGCCGGGCATGGCGGCACGATCTCGCTGTGCGCGGTGCCGGGGGGCGAGACCCCGATCTCGATGACCGCCTGTGCCTTCAAGGGGCTGAAGCTCCTGACCCAGGCGGTGGCCACGCGTCAGGAGCTGACCGACATCCTGGAGCTCGCGGCGCAGGGCAAGATCGAATCCCACGTCGAGACGCGCCCGCTGGAACGCGGCCCCGAAGCGATCGCCCAGCTGCGCGACCGCGGCGTCGTGGGCCGCATCGTGTTGGTGCCCTGA
- the nthB gene encoding nitrile hydratase subunit beta, with the protein MDGIHDLGGMVGFGAIDPEGDEPTFHAPWEATAFRINVAAIALLRAYNTDEYRHAIERMEPVHYLQARYYERVLTGATSLLVEKGVLDHADLERRAGGRFPLALPVHANADEGRSEPAAPRFAVGDGVIVRRDHKPGHTRAPRYVRGQPGVVVHVAPAFWYPDASAHGLPGRREPTYHVEFEATALWGDAAEPDAPVVVDLWESYLEPRS; encoded by the coding sequence ATGGACGGGATCCACGACCTCGGCGGCATGGTGGGCTTCGGCGCCATCGATCCGGAGGGCGACGAGCCCACCTTTCATGCGCCCTGGGAGGCCACGGCGTTTCGCATCAACGTTGCCGCGATCGCGCTGTTGCGGGCCTACAACACCGACGAGTACCGCCACGCGATCGAACGCATGGAGCCGGTGCACTACCTCCAGGCGCGCTACTACGAGCGCGTGCTGACGGGGGCGACCAGCCTGCTGGTCGAGAAGGGCGTCCTCGACCACGCCGATCTCGAGCGGCGCGCCGGGGGACGTTTTCCCCTGGCGCTGCCGGTGCACGCCAACGCAGACGAGGGACGGTCCGAGCCCGCGGCTCCGCGGTTCGCCGTGGGGGACGGGGTGATCGTGCGCCGCGACCACAAGCCCGGGCACACGCGCGCGCCGCGCTACGTCCGAGGACAGCCGGGCGTCGTGGTCCACGTCGCGCCGGCGTTTTGGTATCCCGACGCCAGTGCGCACGGGCTCCCCGGTCGACGCGAGCCCACCTATCACGTCGAGTTCGAAGCCACGGCACTCTGGGGCGACGCGGCCGAGCCCGATGCCCCGGTCGTCGTGGATCTGTGGGAGAGCTATCTGGAGCCCCGGTCATGA
- the nthA gene encoding nitrile hydratase subunit alpha, producing the protein MSESPIASPKARAEAVVQALREQGQLPEGALETVEAIEERLDWHNGARVVAKAWTDPGYHARLLADGTTACAELGFEGPQGEYIVVLEDTDTTKNVIVCTQCSCTAWPVLGLPPDWYKRPEYRARVVREPRRVLRELGLDLAPEIRVRVWDTTAETRFLVLPQRPAGTESWSEDDLAELVTRESMIGIARVPAPG; encoded by the coding sequence GTGAGTGAATCTCCGATCGCGAGCCCGAAAGCTCGGGCCGAAGCCGTCGTCCAGGCGCTGCGCGAGCAGGGGCAGCTCCCCGAAGGCGCCCTGGAAACCGTCGAGGCCATCGAGGAGCGCCTCGATTGGCACAACGGGGCGCGCGTCGTCGCGAAAGCGTGGACCGACCCGGGCTATCACGCCCGACTCCTCGCCGATGGAACCACCGCATGCGCGGAGCTCGGTTTCGAGGGGCCCCAGGGCGAGTACATCGTGGTGCTCGAAGACACGGACACCACGAAGAACGTGATCGTGTGCACCCAGTGCTCGTGCACCGCCTGGCCGGTGCTCGGCCTGCCCCCCGACTGGTACAAGCGCCCCGAGTACCGCGCGCGCGTGGTCCGCGAACCGCGCCGCGTGTTGCGCGAACTCGGGCTCGATCTCGCGCCCGAGATTCGGGTGCGCGTGTGGGACACCACCGCCGAGACACGTTTCCTCGTGTTGCCCCAGCGTCCGGCGGGTACGGAGAGCTGGAGCGAGGATGACCTCGCGGAGCTGGTGACGCGCGAATCGATGATCGGGATCGCGCGGGTGCCCGCGCCGGGCTGA
- a CDS encoding RidA family protein gives MRYRFDRPRVVRELGAAALGVAPALRIRVSPLSPAETLEAQGCRVTLRRWKGPVAQEFYLHAAPVSANPDVGGQARALYRAVGEALATAGTGFDAISSEFCFLRHTSDAEAVRAARAQVVGAAKGDPTPPTLEVRQPPLQADAPLELSLQAWVPTEPARFESFAVRDEAPARPPAPGQRITLGEERRFTAHGIVGSGADAYAQTRAMFRASDRLLADAGFGFEDVARTWIHLREMERDYDAFNRARRDFFAERSIDPPPASTGIGGAPVPEHHDLCLGLTAIATSGPGAPERTVMTTPTLNEAPVYGSDFVRGLRVAEANKVALYVSGTASIDEAGQTVHAGDLEAQVERMLLNVATLLERQDAGFGDIASAITYLKHPADAERLRAQLRAAGFDGFPHALVAATVCRPDLLCETEVLALRPAPASTT, from the coding sequence GTGCGCTATCGATTCGATCGGCCGCGCGTGGTGCGCGAGCTCGGCGCCGCAGCTCTGGGCGTCGCTCCCGCGCTGAGGATCCGCGTGTCGCCGCTTTCGCCCGCCGAGACGCTCGAGGCACAAGGCTGCCGCGTCACGCTCCGTCGCTGGAAGGGTCCCGTTGCGCAGGAGTTCTACCTGCACGCGGCCCCCGTTTCAGCGAACCCGGATGTGGGCGGTCAGGCGCGCGCTCTCTACAGGGCCGTCGGCGAGGCCCTCGCCACCGCCGGCACCGGGTTCGACGCGATCTCGAGCGAGTTCTGCTTCTTGCGCCACACGTCGGATGCCGAGGCCGTGCGCGCGGCACGTGCGCAGGTCGTCGGGGCGGCCAAAGGTGATCCCACGCCGCCCACCCTCGAGGTTCGCCAGCCGCCGCTGCAGGCGGACGCGCCGCTCGAGCTCTCGCTGCAGGCCTGGGTTCCGACGGAGCCGGCACGCTTCGAGTCCTTCGCGGTGCGCGACGAGGCCCCTGCGCGCCCGCCTGCGCCGGGACAACGCATCACCCTGGGTGAGGAGCGCCGCTTCACGGCCCACGGAATCGTCGGTTCCGGCGCGGACGCCTACGCGCAAACACGGGCCATGTTCCGGGCGTCGGATCGGCTGCTCGCGGACGCGGGGTTCGGCTTCGAAGACGTGGCGCGCACCTGGATCCATCTGCGCGAGATGGAACGCGACTACGACGCCTTCAACCGGGCGCGACGTGACTTCTTCGCCGAGCGGTCCATCGATCCGCCGCCGGCGAGTACCGGCATCGGCGGCGCCCCGGTTCCAGAGCATCACGACCTGTGCCTGGGCCTGACCGCGATCGCGACGAGCGGTCCCGGGGCGCCCGAACGCACGGTGATGACGACGCCCACGTTGAACGAAGCGCCCGTCTACGGCTCGGACTTCGTGCGGGGCCTCCGTGTCGCCGAGGCGAACAAGGTCGCCCTGTACGTGTCGGGCACGGCGAGCATCGACGAAGCCGGGCAAACGGTGCACGCCGGCGATCTCGAGGCCCAGGTCGAGCGCATGCTCCTGAACGTCGCGACGCTGCTGGAACGCCAGGACGCGGGCTTCGGCGACATCGCCTCGGCGATCACCTACCTGAAGCACCCGGCCGACGCCGAGCGTCTGCGTGCGCAGCTGCGAGCGGCGGGGTTCGACGGGTTCCCCCACGCCCTGGTCGCCGCCACCGTGTGCCGACCGGATCTCTTGTGCGAGACCGAGGTGCTCGCCCTGCGACCCGCACCGGCATCCACGACCTAG
- a CDS encoding DUF1565 domain-containing protein has translation MKLRCTSLLLGIALLVTASAATAAIHRVHPGESIQAALDAASPGDTVLVWPGTYQEDPNGLYGLRIEKDDIRLIGKVRRHLGEAGKVRILHDGSQETGIYAAPPGCEYDDDEGTCPTRLQGFYLRGFTVEGFPVNGIQTRWVDDFQFIRNESVNNLNNGIYPTLSANGLVAANVSYGSLDTAMWVAGGENVRVVGNEMFNSTIGFEITVANNVWVTFNKIHDNTVGVGLFHPNAAGNPPQAVMENWIVAFNNIYDNNLPNPAPPQSFQAGLNPGVGVLLLGVSDHVVAWNRIKGNDFVGLGVLGWCTAVALGDPSRNCINRPPVADPSANNNSIFANRFIDNAGGVPPIPLPPVDILYFQTPPPAGPEPGIGNCFQGNRPSDLTFFSSQPDGLLPTDGC, from the coding sequence ATGAAACTGCGCTGCACATCCCTTCTGCTCGGAATCGCGCTGCTCGTCACGGCGAGCGCCGCGACCGCGGCGATCCACCGCGTCCATCCGGGCGAGTCGATTCAGGCGGCACTCGATGCCGCCTCGCCGGGCGACACGGTGCTCGTCTGGCCCGGCACCTACCAGGAAGATCCGAACGGCCTGTACGGCCTTCGCATCGAGAAGGACGACATCCGCCTGATCGGCAAGGTGCGCCGGCACCTCGGCGAAGCCGGCAAGGTCCGCATCCTCCACGACGGCAGTCAGGAGACGGGCATCTACGCGGCGCCTCCCGGCTGCGAGTACGACGACGACGAAGGCACCTGCCCGACGCGCCTGCAGGGCTTCTACCTGCGCGGCTTCACCGTCGAGGGCTTCCCGGTGAACGGGATCCAGACGCGCTGGGTCGACGACTTCCAGTTCATCCGGAACGAGTCGGTCAACAACCTGAACAACGGCATCTACCCGACCCTGTCCGCGAACGGCCTGGTCGCGGCCAACGTCTCCTACGGCTCGCTCGACACCGCGATGTGGGTGGCCGGCGGCGAGAACGTCCGCGTGGTCGGCAACGAGATGTTCAACAGCACGATCGGCTTCGAGATCACCGTCGCCAACAACGTGTGGGTCACCTTCAACAAGATCCACGACAACACGGTGGGCGTGGGCCTCTTCCACCCGAATGCGGCCGGCAACCCGCCGCAGGCCGTGATGGAAAACTGGATCGTCGCGTTCAACAACATCTACGACAACAACCTGCCGAACCCGGCCCCGCCGCAGTCCTTCCAGGCCGGCTTGAACCCGGGCGTGGGCGTGTTGTTACTCGGCGTTTCCGACCACGTGGTGGCGTGGAACCGCATCAAGGGGAACGACTTCGTCGGGCTCGGCGTGTTGGGGTGGTGTACCGCCGTGGCGCTCGGGGATCCCAGTCGCAACTGTATCAACCGGCCACCGGTCGCCGATCCCTCCGCGAACAACAACAGCATCTTCGCGAACCGGTTCATCGACAACGCGGGCGGCGTGCCGCCGATCCCGCTGCCGCCGGTGGACATCCTCTACTTCCAGACCCCGCCGCCGGCAGGGCCGGAGCCCGGAATCGGCAACTGCTTCCAGGGCAACCGCCCGAGCGATCTCACCTTCTTCTCGTCGCAGCCCGACGGCCTGTTGCCGACGGACGGCTGCTGA
- a CDS encoding tetratricopeptide repeat protein: protein MALRSTARAATRNAFARGAFAVLAGLHWLACEAAQTPIAFPSAASGALEIAYPLDQTLFPPEIAAPTVVWEDATDGVARWEVFVRAGSLELQASAAEPRWQPSETDWSRIKEASVAADAELAVVGVAEGGARSSATVRVRTSTDPVGDAIFYREVPLPFIDAVQDPSQIRWRFGQVDSVERPPIVLTDLPVCGNCHSFSDDGATLGLDVDYGNDKGGYAILPVSKEMVLDDEKIITWSDYRRDDGEGTFGLLSQVSPDGRYVISTVKDRAVFVATPGIEFSQLFFPIKGILVVYDTQTGTYTPLPGADDPEYVQSNPTWSPDGKTIVFARSKAYRKEAIENAPGILLSEHDVPEFIEDDEPFQFDLYRIPFNEGRGGQAEPIEGASHDGKSNFFAKFSPDGKWIVFCKAQNYMLLMPDSELFIIPAEGGEARRLRANTPLMNSWHSFSSNGRWLVFSSKAYTPYTQLFLTHIDEAGRSTPPVVLDRFTEPDRAANIPEFVPIPAASIAKIQEQFLDAYSFLRAGMANERTGNYPGAVRSYERGLAVEPENVELLNALGFSLFQQGKSDEAVVALERAVDIDPEHAKSHNNLALASIDLGELEIAEVHYRESLAIEPQAAVYNDLGFVLERQGILEEAVEMYRKSLALDPDSAAAHYNFAAYLSRVGEYAEAETHFRAALEQSPNSQTHSGLGFVLGQQGRGEEAVRSLNAAIDADKNNAVAYEHLAALYVEQGKFDEAAGAYRRLTRARPSASAHAGLADVLDRLGRPQEAARERELARMFERGGAGAPGS from the coding sequence ATGGCCCTCCGCTCCACCGCGCGCGCCGCGACCCGAAACGCCTTTGCGCGCGGTGCCTTTGCCGTGCTCGCCGGTCTCCATTGGCTGGCCTGCGAAGCCGCCCAGACGCCGATCGCGTTTCCGAGCGCCGCGTCCGGCGCGCTCGAGATCGCCTATCCGCTCGATCAAACGCTGTTTCCCCCGGAGATCGCGGCTCCGACGGTGGTCTGGGAGGATGCGACCGACGGCGTGGCGCGGTGGGAGGTGTTCGTGCGCGCCGGTTCGCTCGAACTCCAGGCCTCGGCCGCCGAGCCGCGCTGGCAGCCCAGCGAAACCGACTGGAGCCGGATCAAGGAAGCGAGCGTCGCGGCCGACGCCGAGCTGGCCGTCGTCGGAGTCGCGGAGGGCGGGGCGCGGTCGTCCGCGACCGTCCGCGTCCGCACCTCCACCGACCCGGTCGGCGACGCGATCTTCTACCGCGAGGTGCCGCTGCCCTTCATCGACGCGGTGCAGGATCCCTCCCAGATCCGCTGGCGCTTCGGACAGGTCGACTCGGTGGAGCGACCGCCGATCGTGCTCACCGACCTGCCGGTCTGCGGCAACTGCCACTCCTTCTCCGACGACGGCGCGACCCTCGGGCTCGACGTCGACTACGGCAACGACAAGGGCGGCTACGCGATCCTGCCCGTCTCGAAGGAGATGGTGCTCGACGACGAGAAGATCATCACCTGGAGCGACTACCGCCGCGACGACGGCGAGGGCACGTTCGGCCTGCTGTCCCAGGTGTCGCCCGACGGTCGCTACGTGATCAGCACGGTGAAGGACCGCGCCGTGTTCGTCGCGACGCCGGGCATCGAGTTCTCGCAGCTCTTCTTCCCCATCAAGGGGATCCTCGTCGTCTACGACACCCAGACGGGCACCTACACACCGCTGCCCGGCGCTGACGACCCGGAGTACGTCCAGAGCAACCCGACCTGGAGCCCGGACGGCAAGACGATCGTGTTCGCGCGTTCGAAGGCCTATCGCAAGGAGGCGATCGAGAACGCGCCCGGCATCCTGCTGTCCGAACACGACGTGCCCGAGTTCATCGAGGACGACGAGCCGTTCCAGTTCGATCTGTACCGCATCCCCTTCAACGAGGGACGCGGCGGCCAGGCCGAGCCGATCGAAGGCGCGTCCCACGACGGCAAGAGCAACTTCTTCGCGAAGTTCTCGCCCGACGGGAAGTGGATCGTCTTCTGCAAGGCCCAGAACTACATGCTGCTCATGCCGGACAGCGAGCTCTTCATCATCCCGGCCGAGGGCGGCGAGGCGCGGCGCCTGCGCGCGAACACGCCGCTCATGAACTCGTGGCACAGCTTCTCCTCGAACGGCCGCTGGCTCGTGTTCTCGTCGAAGGCCTACACGCCCTACACCCAGCTCTTCCTCACCCACATCGACGAAGCAGGGCGCTCCACGCCGCCGGTGGTGCTCGATCGCTTCACCGAGCCCGATCGCGCCGCGAACATCCCCGAGTTCGTGCCGATCCCGGCGGCTTCGATCGCGAAGATCCAGGAGCAGTTCCTCGACGCCTATTCCTTCCTGCGCGCGGGCATGGCGAACGAGCGCACGGGCAACTACCCGGGCGCCGTGCGCTCCTACGAGCGCGGCCTCGCCGTCGAGCCCGAGAACGTCGAACTCTTGAACGCCCTCGGCTTCTCGCTCTTCCAACAAGGGAAGAGCGACGAAGCGGTGGTCGCCCTCGAACGCGCCGTCGACATCGACCCGGAGCACGCGAAGTCCCACAACAACCTGGCCCTCGCGTCGATCGACCTCGGCGAGCTCGAGATCGCGGAGGTCCACTACCGAGAGTCCCTCGCGATCGAGCCCCAGGCCGCCGTCTACAACGACCTGGGTTTCGTGCTGGAGCGTCAGGGGATCCTCGAAGAAGCGGTCGAGATGTACCGCAAGTCGCTCGCGCTGGATCCCGACTCGGCGGCCGCTCACTACAACTTCGCGGCCTACCTGTCTCGCGTCGGAGAGTACGCCGAAGCCGAGACCCACTTCCGGGCGGCCCTCGAGCAGAGCCCGAACAGCCAGACCCACAGCGGCCTGGGCTTCGTCCTCGGGCAGCAGGGGCGCGGCGAAGAAGCGGTCCGCAGCTTGAACGCCGCGATCGACGCCGACAAGAACAACGCCGTCGCCTACGAACACCTCGCCGCCCTCTACGTCGAGCAGGGGAAGTTCGACGAAGCCGCCGGCGCCTACCGCCGCCTCACGCGCGCGCGTCCGAGCGCCAGCGCCCACGCCGGGCTCGCCGACGTGTTGGATCGACTCGGGCGGCCCCAGGAAGCCGCACGCGAGCGCGAGCTGGCGCGGATGTTCGAGCGCGGAGGCGCCGGAGCGCCCGGCTCCTAG
- a CDS encoding acyl-CoA dehydrogenase family protein, translating to MADALLSSPEHDLFRETVRKFVEDELRPRAREFDAAGRFDKTLYKKMGDLGMLGLRYEPEYGGAGLDWSFTAVMFEEIGRCDNAGVSMGISVHTDMATPSLAEFGSDELKRHYLAPSIAGEMVSAIAVTEPDAGSDVAGVKTRAVRDGDEWVINGSKIYITNAATADWLCLLAVTDPDAGYGGYSQIIVPTDSPGFRYDLLDKIGNRGSDTGQLFFEDVRVPVANTIGDIGRGFQQQMMQFQDERLVACVAAMAQSLDLWDETKRWAQERVLFGKPLSKMQNTQFKLVELKTQITAAKALIRDCVQQRVDGVDATELITMAKLLCGRVSRQVADECIQLHGGYGYMRESAAGRAFVDSRLISIGGGSDETMLHYLAKQLGL from the coding sequence ATGGCTGACGCCCTGCTCTCCAGCCCCGAACACGACCTCTTCCGGGAGACCGTCCGCAAGTTCGTCGAGGACGAGTTGCGTCCGCGGGCGCGCGAGTTCGACGCGGCGGGCCGCTTCGACAAGACCCTCTACAAGAAGATGGGTGACCTCGGGATGCTCGGGCTGCGCTACGAGCCCGAGTACGGCGGCGCCGGGCTCGACTGGTCCTTCACCGCGGTGATGTTCGAAGAGATCGGCCGCTGCGACAACGCGGGCGTGTCGATGGGCATCAGCGTCCACACGGACATGGCGACGCCCTCCCTCGCCGAGTTCGGCAGCGACGAGTTGAAACGTCACTACCTCGCGCCGTCGATCGCGGGCGAGATGGTCTCGGCGATCGCGGTCACCGAGCCCGACGCGGGCTCGGACGTGGCCGGCGTGAAGACGCGCGCCGTCCGCGATGGCGACGAGTGGGTGATCAACGGCTCGAAGATCTACATCACCAACGCGGCCACGGCGGACTGGCTGTGTCTGCTGGCCGTCACCGACCCGGACGCGGGCTACGGCGGCTACTCCCAGATCATCGTCCCGACCGACAGCCCGGGCTTCCGCTACGACCTGCTCGACAAGATCGGCAACCGCGGCTCGGACACGGGACAGCTCTTCTTCGAAGATGTCCGCGTGCCCGTCGCGAACACGATCGGCGACATCGGTCGCGGCTTCCAGCAGCAGATGATGCAGTTCCAGGACGAACGCCTGGTGGCCTGCGTGGCGGCGATGGCCCAGTCCCTCGATCTCTGGGACGAGACGAAGCGCTGGGCCCAGGAGCGCGTGCTCTTCGGCAAGCCGCTATCGAAGATGCAGAACACCCAGTTCAAGCTGGTGGAGCTGAAGACCCAGATCACCGCGGCGAAGGCCCTGATCCGGGATTGCGTGCAGCAGCGCGTCGACGGCGTGGACGCCACCGAGTTGATCACGATGGCGAAGCTCCTGTGCGGGCGCGTGTCGCGGCAGGTGGCCGACGAATGCATCCAGCTCCACGGGGGCTACGGCTACATGCGCGAGAGCGCCGCGGGCCGCGCCTTCGTCGATTCGCGGCTGATCTCGATCGGCGGCGGCTCGGACGAGACGATGCTCCACTACCTGGCGAAGCAGCTCGGACTCTGA
- a CDS encoding phosphopantetheine-binding protein, which produces MVRGVCVALMGALTVACSEASPPPAEVPATSETVETEAPVETPQEPEPAQTVQRETPAVAEEVEPAGDRALAQVIEIISVQLDTPTTAIDPDAPLRSYGADDLDVVELVMAVEEHFEVTIPDDALPEVAQTTSMNALASEVTPRFLAELVEP; this is translated from the coding sequence ATGGTGCGTGGGGTTTGCGTCGCGCTGATGGGAGCGCTCACGGTCGCGTGCAGCGAAGCGTCGCCTCCCCCGGCCGAGGTGCCGGCGACCTCGGAAACCGTCGAGACGGAAGCGCCCGTCGAGACTCCCCAGGAGCCGGAACCCGCTCAGACGGTGCAGCGCGAGACACCCGCCGTGGCCGAGGAGGTCGAACCCGCGGGCGACCGCGCCCTCGCCCAGGTGATCGAGATCATCTCCGTCCAGCTCGATACGCCCACCACCGCGATCGATCCGGATGCACCACTCCGGTCCTACGGAGCCGACGACCTGGACGTGGTCGAACTGGTGATGGCGGTCGAGGAGCACTTCGAGGTCACGATCCCCGACGATGCCCTGCCTGAAGTGGCGCAAACGACCTCGATGAACGCGCTCGCGTCGGAGGTCACGCCGCGCTTCCTGGCCGAGCTCGTCGAGCCCTAG